TGATGCTGATCTTTTTATCTTTCCAGTTTAATACCGATGGAATAAAAAGATTCACAAAGAGAATATTCTTTCCATCGTAACTGTATATCTGTTCGGCATACTTTGCATGATTTTCGATACCGCTGCCCACACAACAAGTGAATGTATTGAACTGATCACTGAACTGCTTCTTTGTTCCCATACGTAATGGAACAAAATAAGTCAGCATGCCATTCTCGGGGTTTTGCGATGCAAGAATATGATTGTACAAAGCACGTTCGTAATAATCCATTAACTGTGCAGAAGGTTGCCATGCAAATAAATGTCTTGTCAGCTTCAGCATATTGTAGGTGTTGCAGGTTTCGCAGGTGTTATCGCTTAAACGGTCGTTTAGTTTACCTGATTCGCCGCAATACTCGTAGTTACTGTTGCCACCAATTACATAGCTGTGATTATGCACCATTGTTTCCCAAAAGAAGGAAGCAATAGTTTGATCACTTTTGTTTCCGGTTAACTCATATTGTCTTGCACTGCCAATTGCTTTGGGCACATTGGTATTGCTGTGTTTGCCGGGCAAAGGATCGATGCGTTGTGCCAGTTTACCCATTACAAACTCATCGTAAAATTTATACGAGAGATCAAGATATTTTTTATTGCCGGTGAAGGAATAGATATTCGCCAGCACATCATTCATACCGCCATATTCACAGTTCAACATCATTAATCGTGTTGAATCGGGTAAATGATCGACGGTGTTGTATGTCCAATCGGCCATGCCAGTTACCAGCTTCAATGCTTTGTTGCTGTTGCAATACAAATACGCATCACATAAACCGGCCATTACTTTGTGCACGGTGTACCAAGGGCTCCATCCACCATTCAAATCAAAACCGGATGATTTGATTTCTCCTTTTGCTACTTTACCAAATATGGAATCCTCTTTTGGTATGGCGCCAATATAACCGGTTTTGCGTGCCAGCTGACAACGTTCCAGTTCTGCAACGATATAATCAACACGCTTTTTAAATTCAACATTTCCTGTTGACACATACATCATCGATGCAGCCGAAAGATAATGACCCAACGTGTGACCTGATAAACCTAATATCTCCCATCCGCCATACACAGAATCTTTCACGGGCAATCCTGCATTTTCATAAAAACGATACAGCAACCGATCTGCACTTAACGATAGCAGATAAGCACTATCTAACTGCATTGCTTTTGCAAAAGGACTTTGTAACAGTTTCACATCACTCAACGGAAAAGCAAATGCTTTTATCTGTACAACAGGCTGCACTTTTACTTTTGCATTCTTCCTTTCAGGAATATACGATTGTGCAGCACATAAAAGCAGCGAAGACAATAATGTAACTGTACAGATTAATTTCTTCATAGTTGTTATCAGTAATTAATTTTCACATCCTTAATAGTTGTAGGCAACCACACCTGCATTTCATTTTTACCACGGTTGGCCCATGTGTAATAAGGGATGGCAATGATCTTTCGTTTTTCTGTACGGATCGACAAGCCATCTTCCGCAACAAGAACAACAGGTACTTCAGCTGTTAATGCTTTCACCGGTTCATCCATTATTTTATAATCGATCGTTTCAAACTTTGTGTTTGGCGGCAACACAATATTCCATGCTTTATTATTGTTATCTGCACCTTCAACACAATATACAATTGGTCCACGTTGAATGGCAATGCGGCTGTTGTTTTGCTTCACTGAATCTTTTGCCATAACAACCTTTGTTTCCATTGGTAATATCCATAACACTTCATCGCCAGATTTCCATTCTCTTTCAATAACAACATAGCCATTCTCGTTTTTATAAGGTACCGGTTTTTTGTTCACCACTAAAGCAGCTATATTACCGGTTTTATTTGCAATACTGTAAAGATTTCCTGTATTGCTGTTGTCTTCCACCCAACTTGGTATCCGTAAGAACAATTTAAACTTTTGTGTCTTTGTTACATTCAATGTCACTTTCACCTTTCCCTCCCAGGGATAATTCGTTTCCATCTTTACATCCACTTTTGTTTTCGGCAACTGAATACTTGTATTGCTGCCAACAAACAAATTCACATAAATACCATCGTTGCTCTTTGCATAAATATAATCACCGAGCGATGCTACCATGCGTGCAATATTTGCCGGACAGCAAGCCGTACCAAACCATTCCCTGCGTTGATGTTGTCCACGTGATGCAAGCGGATTACCGTAAAAGAAACGATCGCCGGTTAAACTCAAACCATCCAAAGCGCCATTGTATAAACTCCGTTCCAACACATCCATATACATGGCATCACCTGTAAGTGCATTCATCCGTTGATTCCAGAACACCATACCTACACTTGCACAGGTTTCGCAATAAGCCTGTTCATTCGGCAGATCATAATCATTACTAAAACCTTCGTTACTTCCTGCAGAGCCAATACCACCTGTGATATACATGTTGCGATACACCACATCTTCCCAAACCTTTTTCATGGCACGCATATAATCTATATCACCTGTTTGTGCTGCCACATCTGCTGCACCTGTGTACATATACATGGCACGTACAGCATGACCTGTAATTTGTGTTTGTTCTTTCACCGGCAATACATCCTGTGCATAAGCCGTGTCTTTCCAATCGGTCCATGTATATCCTTTTGCTAACCGTTTACCACGTTCGCTCAATAACCAATCGGCCAGCTTTAAATATTTTTCATTCTTAGTTGTCTTATACAATTTCACCAATGCCAACTCTAATTCCTGATGACCCGTTACCCAATGACGTTTACCGGGGCCAAACAAGGCATCAAAATGATCGGCCCATTTAATACAAACATCTAAAAATTTGCGCTTGCCTGTTGCATTGAAATATGCAACTGCTGCTTCAATCATATGACCTGCATTGTAATCTTCATGCATACTCATATCGGTGTAACGATCCTGCAAGCCTTTTAAGGTGTACCATGTGTTGAGATAACCATCGGGTTGTTGTGCAGCAGCGATCTTATCGATCCACTCATCGCATTTCTTTTCCATTTCTGCATTGGGATGTGTCTTCAATGAATAGGCCATTGCTTCCAATGCCTTGAACACATCACTGTCATCGTAAAAAATACCTTCGTGTTGTTCACCTTTGTTTCTTGCAACACGTTCAAAATTGCGGAGACGTGGTGTGGCTACTTCTGTTTGATAAATACAGGCAGCTAATGTTTTGGTCGCAACTTTATCAATCTTTGGCTTCCAGAATGCATCCGTCACATTCACCTGTGAAAAATTAATGAACTCAATTTTTTGCAAACCGTTTTGTGCAAACAGGTTTAATTGAAACAGACAAACAAGTAAAAGGAGAAATACTTTTTTCATGTAACCAGCTATTGAAAACTTGTAAATAAATTATTGTTATGCGAAAACTCTGTTTTCTTGATTCCATCTTGTTCATCCTATAAATCATGGTTCAGATAACCTGAAACCCATACGCATACGGATCATCATCTTTATCAATGCTGATGGTATTGTAACCATAGATCTTTGCCCAACCTTCAATACCGGGCCTGATCGCTTCGATGCCATTCAACTCTAACTCTTCTTCAATGGTACCAATGAACTTACTGCCGATAATACTTTCATGAATAAACTGATCACCTTTCTTCAGCTTACCTTTTGAATACCATTGCGCCATACGTGCAGAAGTACCAGTACCGCATGGACTACGATCAATTGCCTTGTCGCCATAGAACACCGCATTACGTGCAGTGGATGTGGGATCGATCACGGCACCCGTCCATAAAATATGACTGCAACCATTGATCGTTGCATCTTTCGGATGAACGAACTCATATTTTGCGTTGATATTCTTCCGTAACTCTCTTGCCCATGCAATGAGTTTATCGGCTGCATAATGTTCCAGACCTTTAAAGTTTTTCTGCACATCCACAATAGCATAAAAATTTCCACCATAAGAAACATCCACCACCAACTCACCCAACTCAGGACATTCTACGATTAATTCTGTTGAGTGTAAATAAGCAGGTACGTTCTTCAATTTTACACTTTTCACTTTCGATTTTTCACTGGTGTATTGAATTTCCACGAGCCCCGCTGGTGCTTCCATACGAATAACACCCGGCGTTTTTGGTACGATCAATTTTTCTTCAACAGCAATGGTAATAGTGCCGATGGTTCCATGTCCGCACATCGGCAAACAACCGCTTGTTTCAATAAACAATACGGCCACATCATTTTGCGGATCATGCGGTGGATAGAGAATACTTCCACTCATCATATCATGTCCACGTGGTTCGAACATCAACCCTTTTCGAATCCAATCATATTCTTTTAAAAAGTGCTGACGTTTTTCACTCATGTTCTTTCCTTCCAAAGCAGGACCTCCCTCTGCAACCAAACGAACAGGGTTACCACAAGTATGCGCATCAATGCAATGAAACACCCAACCGCCGAAACGATTGAGCGAACTGTTGGGATATTTTTTTATGATCGGGCTAGTTGCCATTATTGTAAACTGTTTAAATCGTCGAGCACATACACACCTCGGCCGTATGTACCGATCACTAATTTTTTATCTCTCGGATGAATAAACAGATCGTTCACAGAAACAGATGCAGGAATATTTCCGTTTACAGCGATCCATTTCTTACCGCCATCCTTACTCATGTACACACCAAAATCGGTTCCGCAGAATAAAACATTTGCATTGTCGGGATGCTCGGCGATTACATTTGCGGGAGAAGCCGGTAAATTAGAAGCAACCGATTTCCATGTTGCACCATAATCATCACTTACATATACATAAGGCATGTGATTATCCGCACGACGATCATTCAAAACAAGATACACTCTTGATGATTTGAATTTAGATGCAGCAATTTTTGCTACATGTTTATTATACGGAAGCCCTTTAGTGATTTCTTTCCAGCTACCACCATCGTTTGTAGTCAACCAGACACGACCATCATCAGTTCCGGCGTACAATACACCTGCCTTATCACCTTCAGCAACTGCAGTGATGGCCTGGTGATAAATTAAGTAAGGATAATTTCCGTTGCGTTGTTTCTTGTTATACGACAAATCGCTGCTGATCATCTTCCATGTTTCACCGCCATCTTCTGTTTTGTACAAATGCTGCAAACCATGATATAACACTTTGTTGTTGAACTTGCTCATTATAGTTGCTGCCAGCCATTCGCCACGCAAGGAATCAATACGACCTACATCAAATTGCTTGAACTGTTTTGTGCCTTCCCTTCTTCCTTTGCTCATATCAGTACGCATCAAGCGTCCATAGTAAGAGGAAGCATACACAATATTTGCATCAATAGGATCAACTGCAATTTGTGTTCCTTCACCACCTGGTGCCATGCGCCACGGACGAAGTGTTGTATCTGCTGCTATTCCAAACGTATTGCTCACGTTGCCGCTCATTGTTCCTTCATCCTGCACCGCACCAAAAATGTTGAAGGGCGTTTGCATATCGTATGCAACCGTATAGAATTGTGTTGTAGGAATTTCATCGAAGAAGTTTTTCCATTTTGCACCGGCATTATACGTAATCGAAACACCACCATCATCGCCCATGATCATACGATCAGGATTTTCTTCATCGATCCACAATGCATGATGATCACCATGTGTCCACTCACTTTGCTTATCTGTTGCTTCCCAAACCTTCCATGTTTTACCACCATCTTCGCTGATCGCCTTCTCTACACCAAATGCATATACACGGTTTTCATTTTTCGGATGCACTCTTATCTGGCTGAACACCCAACCATAGGTTCCTGAAAATGGTTTTAAGAAATCATGCACTTCACCCATCTTCTCCCAGCTTTCACCTTTGTTAGTGCTTCGATAGATAGCAGCGCCAATCACTACCTTCTGCACTTTACGTTCATAGCTATCCGTTTCACCTGGATTGGGATCACGTTTTTTATTATGATCATCAACAAATGCATATAATACATTCGGGTTAGAGCGACTAACTGCAAGGCCTATCCTTCCGGTGAGTTTTGTATCAGGCAAACCTTTGCTGATCTTCTTCCATGTTTTACCGCCATCGGTTGTTTTATAAATATGATCGCCAACTTCAGGCACTGGATCGCTCCAGCGTTTGCGGATGCGGTTCCACATGCTTGCGTATAATGTGTTGGGATCACCTGGATCCATCACCAGATCAATACAACCGCTCTTCTCACTTTCAAACAAAATATTCTTCCATGATTTACCGCCATCAGTTGTGAGATATACACCACGGTCTTTGTTATCCGTCCACTCGTTACCGCTTGCAGCCACATAAACAACGTCTGCATTTTTTGGATGAACAATGACACGTGCTATCGTTCCTGTATTTTCCAAACCAATATGCTGAAATGTTTTACCTGCATTGGTTGATTTATACATACCAATTCCCGGCAATGATGCACGGAAAATATTTGCTTCACCAGTACCAACATATAATACATTGGAGTTTGACGGAGCCAATGCAATATTGCCAATGGATTGTGTAGCTTCCTTATCAAAGATGGGTTTCCATGTAGTGCCTGCATCTTCTGTTTTCCATAAACCACCTGTTGCGAAAGCTGCATAAAACACATTCGGATTACCGGTAATACCCACCACGTCGGTACTGCGGCCACTTCGGTTATCGGGCCCTGTTAAGCGCCACTGCAGATCTTTATACGGCGATTGCTGCAATAACAATTGCTGTTGCTTAAAAGCAGCGATCTTTTGTACGCCTGTTGTACTCTTGTTTTGCGCAACAGCACAAAAAGGCAAGATCAGAAAAAGAAAAAAATTTCGCATGGATGGTTCTGTGATTAAAATGATTCAGACGGGTTTCTTCGTCAACTCACTGTCCACTCTTCTCCAGATATTTAATGGATTTTCATTCTTCAATTCATCGGGCAATAATTCATTATCCCAGTTTTGTAAAGAGATCGGTCGTGCAAAACGTTTAATACCGTCAGCACCAACACTTGTAAAACGACTGTCGGTTGTTGCGGGAAACGGGCCACCATGGTGCATACTTAAACAAACTTCTACACCGGTTGGCACACCATTCAATATAAAACGACCGCAGATATTTTTTACAGCTTCGATCAATTCTTCATTCTTCTTCAACTCATTTGTTGTTGCCATGAGTGTTGCCGTCAACTGTCCTTCCAGTCGCTGTGCAACAGCCAACATCTCTGCTTCATTCTTACAACGGATAATGAGTGAATACGGACCAAACACTTCCTGGTGCAACAATGGATTGTTTAAAAATGTTTCTGCACTTGCAGTAGCAACTGTTGGTAATCCTTCATCTTCTTTCACAGCAGTTTCACTTTCTGCTACCAGGTGCACT
The DNA window shown above is from Lacibacter sp. H375 and carries:
- a CDS encoding VPS10 domain-containing protein, whose protein sequence is MRNFFLFLILPFCAVAQNKSTTGVQKIAAFKQQQLLLQQSPYKDLQWRLTGPDNRSGRSTDVVGITGNPNVFYAAFATGGLWKTEDAGTTWKPIFDKEATQSIGNIALAPSNSNVLYVGTGEANIFRASLPGIGMYKSTNAGKTFQHIGLENTGTIARVIVHPKNADVVYVAASGNEWTDNKDRGVYLTTDGGKSWKNILFESEKSGCIDLVMDPGDPNTLYASMWNRIRKRWSDPVPEVGDHIYKTTDGGKTWKKISKGLPDTKLTGRIGLAVSRSNPNVLYAFVDDHNKKRDPNPGETDSYERKVQKVVIGAAIYRSTNKGESWEKMGEVHDFLKPFSGTYGWVFSQIRVHPKNENRVYAFGVEKAISEDGGKTWKVWEATDKQSEWTHGDHHALWIDEENPDRMIMGDDGGVSITYNAGAKWKNFFDEIPTTQFYTVAYDMQTPFNIFGAVQDEGTMSGNVSNTFGIAADTTLRPWRMAPGGEGTQIAVDPIDANIVYASSYYGRLMRTDMSKGRREGTKQFKQFDVGRIDSLRGEWLAATIMSKFNNKVLYHGLQHLYKTEDGGETWKMISSDLSYNKKQRNGNYPYLIYHQAITAVAEGDKAGVLYAGTDDGRVWLTTNDGGSWKEITKGLPYNKHVAKIAASKFKSSRVYLVLNDRRADNHMPYVYVSDDYGATWKSVASNLPASPANVIAEHPDNANVLFCGTDFGVYMSKDGGKKWIAVNGNIPASVSVNDLFIHPRDKKLVIGTYGRGVYVLDDLNSLQ
- a CDS encoding glycoside hydrolase family 127 protein, which gives rise to MKKVFLLLLVCLFQLNLFAQNGLQKIEFINFSQVNVTDAFWKPKIDKVATKTLAACIYQTEVATPRLRNFERVARNKGEQHEGIFYDDSDVFKALEAMAYSLKTHPNAEMEKKCDEWIDKIAAAQQPDGYLNTWYTLKGLQDRYTDMSMHEDYNAGHMIEAAVAYFNATGKRKFLDVCIKWADHFDALFGPGKRHWVTGHQELELALVKLYKTTKNEKYLKLADWLLSERGKRLAKGYTWTDWKDTAYAQDVLPVKEQTQITGHAVRAMYMYTGAADVAAQTGDIDYMRAMKKVWEDVVYRNMYITGGIGSAGSNEGFSNDYDLPNEQAYCETCASVGMVFWNQRMNALTGDAMYMDVLERSLYNGALDGLSLTGDRFFYGNPLASRGQHQRREWFGTACCPANIARMVASLGDYIYAKSNDGIYVNLFVGSNTSIQLPKTKVDVKMETNYPWEGKVKVTLNVTKTQKFKLFLRIPSWVEDNSNTGNLYSIANKTGNIAALVVNKKPVPYKNENGYVVIEREWKSGDEVLWILPMETKVVMAKDSVKQNNSRIAIQRGPIVYCVEGADNNNKAWNIVLPPNTKFETIDYKIMDEPVKALTAEVPVVLVAEDGLSIRTEKRKIIAIPYYTWANRGKNEMQVWLPTTIKDVKINY
- a CDS encoding glycoside hydrolase family 127 protein, producing MKKLICTVTLLSSLLLCAAQSYIPERKNAKVKVQPVVQIKAFAFPLSDVKLLQSPFAKAMQLDSAYLLSLSADRLLYRFYENAGLPVKDSVYGGWEILGLSGHTLGHYLSAASMMYVSTGNVEFKKRVDYIVAELERCQLARKTGYIGAIPKEDSIFGKVAKGEIKSSGFDLNGGWSPWYTVHKVMAGLCDAYLYCNSNKALKLVTGMADWTYNTVDHLPDSTRLMMLNCEYGGMNDVLANIYSFTGNKKYLDLSYKFYDEFVMGKLAQRIDPLPGKHSNTNVPKAIGSARQYELTGNKSDQTIASFFWETMVHNHSYVIGGNSNYEYCGESGKLNDRLSDNTCETCNTYNMLKLTRHLFAWQPSAQLMDYYERALYNHILASQNPENGMLTYFVPLRMGTKKQFSDQFNTFTCCVGSGIENHAKYAEQIYSYDGKNILFVNLFIPSVLNWKDKKISITQTNYIPESKQVRLVVTAATPTSFILKIRKPSWSNATAVIKVNNAPVKTETDAARYLTATRLWKTGDVVTVDLQMELYTEAMPDNPNRIAFKYGPLVLAGLLGKEKPDPVIGVPVLLTSNRNVSDWIQSTSSLQFQMKAVGKPFDVKLIPFYQTYDQYYSVYWDYFTPEEFTKLQADYDAEKKRLQQIENRTIDNFRVGEMQPERDHNLKATERSYVSDAMDRMGREARSNNSFEFEMKVDASTNNSLLFTYIGDDKDRVFDILVDGVKLVTVEWKGGKTGKFFDVEYKLPATMISGKTKIIVKIDANHGKTAGRVFGVRTIKDQQ
- a CDS encoding 4-hydroxyproline epimerase; its protein translation is MATSPIIKKYPNSSLNRFGGWVFHCIDAHTCGNPVRLVAEGGPALEGKNMSEKRQHFLKEYDWIRKGLMFEPRGHDMMSGSILYPPHDPQNDVAVLFIETSGCLPMCGHGTIGTITIAVEEKLIVPKTPGVIRMEAPAGLVEIQYTSEKSKVKSVKLKNVPAYLHSTELIVECPELGELVVDVSYGGNFYAIVDVQKNFKGLEHYAADKLIAWARELRKNINAKYEFVHPKDATINGCSHILWTGAVIDPTSTARNAVFYGDKAIDRSPCGTGTSARMAQWYSKGKLKKGDQFIHESIIGSKFIGTIEEELELNGIEAIRPGIEGWAKIYGYNTISIDKDDDPYAYGFQVI